The genomic window ACTCGCGCCGAACTTTATGGGGGTTTGCAGCAATTAGAAGGGTTGGTTGATGAATATTATGAAGCGCAGGGTTTAGATCCGGTACGAGTTCCCATTTTACGCGATCGCATTATGCAGTTAGTTACGCAAGAAAACTTAGCTGTCGATACTTCTACCGAACTATCGTCAATTTTGACCTATCTTGACAGCTATTTATGCGAACTAAAAGAAGCCCAAATTCGGGATGGATTGCATATTTTTGGTCAATGTCCCCAAGGTAGACAGTTAATAGATTTAGTTGTGGCGATTTCTCGTCAGCCTAGTAATGGCAGAATTGGGTTAACGTCTGCGATCGCAACAGATTGGGGGTTAGATTTTGCGCCCTTAACTACAGACTTGGGACTTCCATTATCTGCTGTTAGTCAGCAAATCCTTACTGATAAAAACTATTGTTGTCGGACGGTGGGGGATGCGGTGGAGGTTATTGAAGAATATGCAGCTAGTTTAGTTGAGAATGCGATCGCCAATATCGAAACAACTAATCCTCTAATGGATTGGGTAAAACTCCGCTTAATTCCAGCATTGCAACAAACCAATCGAGAAATTACCAATTTATTGCACGGACTTGATGGCGGTTACATTCCAAGCGGTGCTTCCGGTGCGCCAACGCGAGGTCGTCCAGACGTTTTACCAACGGGGCGTAATTTCTATTCGGTAGATATTCGCGGTATTCCGACAGAAACAGCCTGGAGTATTGGTAAAAAGGCAGCAGAGGTATTAATTGAACGCTATACCCAAGAAAACGGCGAATATCCCCAAACTTTGGGCTTATCTGTCTGGGGAACTTCCACAATGAGGACGGGAGGCGATGATATTGCCGAAGCCTTGGCATTACTTGGGGTACAGCCTGTATGGGATGGAGTTTCGCGGCGAGTGGTAGACTTTGAAATTTTGCCATTATCAATATTAGGTCGTCCCCGCGTAGATGTAACTCTGCGAATTTCCGGCTTTTTCCGCGATGCTTTCCCCAATTTAATCGATTTATTTGATGCGGCGGTGACAAAAGTAGCCGCATTAGAAGAAGCAGAAGATCAAAACCCCATAGCTGCGAAAGTAAAAAGCGAAGTGCAGACATGGTTAGCATCGGGTAAAAGTTTAGAACAAGCGCAAACAAACGCTCATTATCGAGTATTTGGATCTAAACCTGGGGCGTATGGTGCGGGTTTGCAAGGCTTAATTGAGGCGCAAAACTGGAACGATGACAGCGATTTAGCCCGTGCATACATCAATTGGAGTTGTTACGCTTATTCGGGTAAAAAAGAAGGTCGCGCCGCACCAGAAGCTTTTGAACAAAGGCTTAAAAGTATGCAAATTGTATTGCACAATCAAGATAACCGCGAACACGATTTGTTAGATTCCGATGATTATTACCAGTTTCAAGGCGGCTTAACGGCGGCGGTAAGGTCACTAACAGGCAAAAATCCCCAAACTTATTTTGGTGATAATTCCATTGCAGCCAATCCGCGAGTCCGTCAGCTAAAGGAAGAAATTGCTAGAGTTTATCGTTCGCGCGTCGTCAATCCCAAATGGATTAGCGGGGTAATGCGTCACGGCTACAAAGGTGCGTTTGAAATGGCGGCGACAGTAGATTATTTATTTGCTTACGATGCTACAACCCGTTGCGTTGAAGACTATATGTATCAAGGTGTAGCCGATGCTTATTTACTCGATCCCGCCGTGCAAGATTTTGTCCAAAATAAAAACCCTTGGGCATTACGCGATATGGCAGAACGGTTGTTAGAAGCTCATCAAAGGGGCTTGTGGCAAGGTGTTGATGCTCAAATGGTCGATAAATTGCGATCGCTTGTTCATCAAGCAGAGGCGATCGTTGAGGAGAAATAGTAAGTATTCACTCAAAAACGCCGCAACTCAAATATTAACTATTAAGTTCAACAATGGCAGCATTTACGAGTATCAGGATATTTCAGCTAATATTGCTCAAGCCTTAAAAACTAAAACTTTAGCAGGTCAATACTTTAACGAAAGTATCAAAGACAGACTTAAGTTACACCAAAAATCTACAACAGTAAACACCAAACCCTAGAAATTGTGTTAGAAAATTGATGACACAATCTGCCTTAATAAGATTTTAGATTAGCTAACAGAATGAGTATGACTCAAAATGATACTTTTGAACAACAAAAATTAGTTATAACACTTGAAGAGAATGCAATGGACTCTCTTGTTCATGGTATTGAGCATCACCTTTATGGCAAGCGTAAATCTGACTGGAAATATATTATTCTACATATCTTCCATGCAGTTGAACTTTTTTTAAAGGCAAGACTCGCAAAACATGATGCAAGACTTATTTACACTGATGGTAAAAGTGGACACACTGTTAGCTGTGTTCGGGCAATTGAACTATTGGTAAATGAAGTTAACATTCCATTAGATAGCTATGTAAAACGTAAATTAAATGATAAACAACCAGCCAAATATCAGTTCACAGGGGAACTAGAAGAGTTGCGACAAGCAAGAAATAATATTGAACACAAGGAAGCTTCTCTTAATAAAGACGCAGTAAATAATTTCCTGGGTGTTGCATTTCGATTTTTGGATGATTTTGTGAGTTTAGAGCTAGGACTGAGTTTGTCCGAGAAATTAGAAGAGCTTGATGAACTCCGATGGGAAGAGATGGCTGAAACAGGTATAGCAGAAGAAGATATCCCTGAGCAAAATAGTTACCAAGCACTTTCACTGGCATATCTTTCTTATGTTAAATATATGTCCGATCGAGGTATACCACTCCATCCTAAAAACAGAGTTGATCATTCCTTTTTTTCGTGCGAAATGTGTAGCGAAGAGGCAGTTGTTCTGCCCGATCCGAGATCGTACTCTACAACTACTTATTGTTACCATTGTCGTGCTAAATATGAAGGTTATGTATGTGCAAAATGCGATCAGTTTCACATAGAATACTTAGGTGAATGGGAGAAAGGCGATAGCCCACTTGAGCATCCTGATTTGGAAAGTCTTTTGAACGTTGAAGAACAGGATGTATCTTTTTGTAATATGTGTAAAGATTGGATTGCCGATCAGTAATAGTACAATTGCATTTTAACAGTGGGGATGTATCCGACGT from Synechocystis sp. PCC 7509 includes these protein-coding regions:
- the cobN gene encoding cobaltochelatase subunit CobN; this translates as MHRISATPGGWNPQSEGVIFLEQTPAPIILLTAADTDIQTIAAAVSNLPVGFPALRVANLLQLQQQLTIDTYAEEVLEKAEVIILRLLGGSAYWSYGLEVVRETVQKTGAALIVIPGDDRTDPELITYSNVSLAIVNQLWRYFTEGGVENIIHALEFVCDRTLNYNYNPPPPQNVPRVGLYPHKAISDALKVGILFYRAHYLAGNTLPIEALCQALSARNLQAIPIFVSSLRDLEVQAELLEYLQDVDLLLNTTSFSLARLETETPQLDLWEKLDIPVLQAIFSSGTAESWESQLQGLSPRDLAMNVALPEVDGRIITRAISFKGVEAQNPDLETDVVVYQPKCDRIDFVADLAAKWVCLRNSPPKERKIALILANYPNRDGRLANGVGLDTPASCIEILKALQTEGYEVKDLPVDSDELMQLLVSGVTNDPEGRELRKVRQSLGKAEYEEYFASLPEAVKKGICDRWGNIKDNFAISGVQLGNVFVGIQPSRGYDKDPSLNYHAPDLEPTHDYLAFYYWVREVFGAQAIVHVGKHGNLEWLPGKSIALSKDCYPEVALGAMPHFYPFIVNDPGEGSQAKRRAQAVILDHLTPPMTRAELYGGLQQLEGLVDEYYEAQGLDPVRVPILRDRIMQLVTQENLAVDTSTELSSILTYLDSYLCELKEAQIRDGLHIFGQCPQGRQLIDLVVAISRQPSNGRIGLTSAIATDWGLDFAPLTTDLGLPLSAVSQQILTDKNYCCRTVGDAVEVIEEYAASLVENAIANIETTNPLMDWVKLRLIPALQQTNREITNLLHGLDGGYIPSGASGAPTRGRPDVLPTGRNFYSVDIRGIPTETAWSIGKKAAEVLIERYTQENGEYPQTLGLSVWGTSTMRTGGDDIAEALALLGVQPVWDGVSRRVVDFEILPLSILGRPRVDVTLRISGFFRDAFPNLIDLFDAAVTKVAALEEAEDQNPIAAKVKSEVQTWLASGKSLEQAQTNAHYRVFGSKPGAYGAGLQGLIEAQNWNDDSDLARAYINWSCYAYSGKKEGRAAPEAFEQRLKSMQIVLHNQDNREHDLLDSDDYYQFQGGLTAAVRSLTGKNPQTYFGDNSIAANPRVRQLKEEIARVYRSRVVNPKWISGVMRHGYKGAFEMAATVDYLFAYDATTRCVEDYMYQGVADAYLLDPAVQDFVQNKNPWALRDMAERLLEAHQRGLWQGVDAQMVDKLRSLVHQAEAIVEEK
- a CDS encoding KTSC domain-containing protein, whose protein sequence is MRRNSKYSLKNAATQILTIKFNNGSIYEYQDISANIAQALKTKTLAGQYFNESIKDRLKLHQKSTTVNTKP